The DNA window TCAGACAAATGAGAATAAAGACCATTAATTGTTGGCCATCATTGTCGCTTTCTACATCCCAAAGCCCCTGGATTTTTCTAAAAGTCCAGCGGGACTGTTATTGTTATATGTGTATGAATCGCGATAGGTTTTTTTAAAAGTTCtgcagagaaagaaaaaatagcTTTTTAAATTTGGGCGTTTAAGAATTGGGGTTGAGGAAGAAAAGATAGCAATGGGCAtggagttaaaaattttaaaggacgGTATGTTTGTAAAGTTGGGGGTTTCAAGGGCGGAAATTAGGGATTTTAGGAGGGAAAGTTGGGGATTTTGGGGAGGGGATTTTataaaatggctttatttttttataaaattatttttttgtggtgttttttataaaaacgccgctaaatgctTTACTATATAAATggctattttttaaagtaaaattattttttgtggcattttttataaaaacgccgctattgcttaccttctgtggcgtttttataaaaaatgtttttctatataaaatgactattttttaaagtaaaattattttttgtggcgttttttataaaatgCCGCTAAATATTTTGCTATATAAAATggctattttttaaagtaaaattattttttgcaaatgccgctattgcttacctataaaaacgccgctaaatattttcctatattttttaaagtaaaattatttttgtggcgttttttataaaaacgccgctaaatgttTTGCTGcgctatttttttaaagtaaaattattttttgtggcgtttttatttaaaacgccgcaaaaaattatttcatttggaATAAAGCGACACtgttttgctatgctaaaaatattttattttgtctgttaaaaattattagttaagtgattttataaaatatttattattattttttatatatttaatttttataaaaaaaatcaagtactctcaaaataaatatcgtattttttaataagaaaaaaatgattgaatggttgtaattaattattaagttataattatccaatgtaagcaattaatctctcacatatcaaatttctattaaagatttagacattaattatgattttatattgttcatttccgatctaatctccattttattagagatatttcttcctaactaaaatataattattttcgtagatgttcgatgtggaatgattttagtttttgtattttatttttatttgttataatttagtcctatatatccaaaatagatagttacctatccgtatcaatttgttacatttttttatttattaatttttttaaatctaatatctaaatatatcaaatggtttaaattaaatattttttagtcataAACACCGGTAATGTTACCTTTTCCGGCGTTTACAGAAGAAATGccactaataaattaaattattgtaatGAAACGACACCattttgaaaaattctaaatCATATTAGCGGCGTTTTGGCTATAAGCGCCTCAAAAGCtcgcatattttacaattttttatattcaattattgtatattgcatatcaattttaaactaataatctttacaatttattaattctcttttacaattatataagaaattatttaatatataaattaaaaaatactaattaatctaaactttaaaccctaactcgaccccgaatctctaaaccctaaatcactaactcttaaccccaaaccccaaaccacTAACctctaaaccttatttaatatagaaattaaaaaacactaattaatctaaatcataaaccctaacccgaccccaaatccctaacccctaacccctaaacattatttaatatataaattaaaatacactaattaatctaaaccctaaactctaactTGACACCAAATCTATAAACCCTAAATCTCTAACTCTTAACCTCTAACCCTTAacacctaacccctaacccctaacccataaaccttaaatcacaacccttaaatcagaatccctaatccataatccctaattctataatctataaaccttaaaattgcaACTTTTAAACTAgccctaaatcctaaattaaccatatatctACCCTAAgccatatatattaaaccctaaactataatgataattaaattaaatattttaaaattaatactatcatatcttttacaattatatttgaaattatttaatatataaattaaaaatcaatcaatcatgtacacaaaaaaattaaaaattattttaaataatagtatattaatttcttcatttttaacaaatatttttctatgttttttttatttcaaattatttttacctgtcattatttcaaatttatccatttttaaaaaatattcaattaaaaataaattaaatagtaaatagcagataaaatgtttttgcggcgctttttcaaaaacgccgctaaagcctcgagcattagcggcgcttcttggaaaacgccgctaaagatctgagcattagtggcgcttcttcagaaacgccgctaaagatctgagtattagcggcgcttttttaaaaatgccactaaagatttgagcattagcggcgcttttttaaaaaacgccgctaaagatcttaAAGGTAGAAAACGATGTCGTTgtgcttaggttttttgcggcgtttttccaaaaaacaccgctaatgctcatttttagtGGCGCATTCCTAGGAGCTCCGCTAATGCTCTATCTTTAGCCGCATTTTACTtaatgcgccgctaatgctcgatttttagtggcattttttgttcaaacgccgctaaaaatgccgctaaaagcctgttttggtgtagtgataccAGCATaacaaaccaaaaaaataaaaattatagtcCATTACAAATGGCCCAACTGGCCCAAAAAAATAAAGCCCGATAAGCCCAAAAATTAAACACAATCAGAGAAAACCTAGGGTTTCCCTAACCCTTTCGTGCCGTAGCCCCTACTGCCCATGTGCGCTGCTCCCTCGGGCGTACCATCCGCGCCTCGTCCCGAGGCTTACCTGACTCCCTAGCCACCGCCTTGCACCAAAACGGCAAAAAGCCGCGAACTCCGCCTTCGTCGATACTTGCAAATGACACAAAATAGAAACAAGAACAGcggaagaaaaggaaagaacaataTAGAACAGTAGAATGCACTGTAATCCAAAACGGCTATAAAAACCGAATCAAACAAATGTAAAAAAGGGGGGGATTGAAAAAATATTGCTAAATCAATAAAGTCGAAAATATTTGAACAGaaggttttttttctctttttcattccattttttatgatttgtttctgtctttctctttttattatgtatgtatatatatatgtatataagaatacatataaaaaaatgagaaGCAACCTTACCTGGACTGGTGCGCCGTCGAAGCCATCATCTCCTCTACTCGGATCGGAGAGAAAGGGGAAGGTTTTGCGCCGAAACGGCACTCTTAGGTGCCTCCAGTTTCTGTTTCTGAGTATTGTTTAAAGATGGATAGGACTTAGGGTTTTCTGAGTTGATTTTAAAAGGGGATTAAACGACGCCGTATAGAGCTTACTTCAGTGGctctaaaacggcgtcgtatGAGGCCTGTAACCCAATGACCCGATCCAACCGCGGCTAGATCCGCGCGTTTTGGTAGGGGAGGATTATTTGCGTGCCAGGTCCTCCACTTTTGCACCTTGGTTCAATCTAGTTTCTGTTGCTTCTTTAAATTGAGCCGCTTATTTTCCTACCGATTTCATTTTAGTCCGCATCGCAGTGCTGTGTTTTGTGGATTGGGATATTTTCCACTTTGGTCCCCCTCCTTTCACGCGAGTCATGCCTCgatctatttctttgttttttttttgtttttcttggaTTTTGCCTCTAAGATTTTATTTATGTTCAATTTAATACCCCCTTTtgttatttcaactattttattattaaactagcTATTTTAGtcttattactactattatattatatcattaatatagtattattattatcgttattattaaatttatttttatatatatgtatatttttactattactattattatgccattagttttatattattactgttatacatatttttttaaatttacttatttaaatttatatatatttgtcctattattattactattataactatttatatatatctttatatcttattatatatataaatatctctttataaacatatttttataacctatatacatacatacgtttgttatacatacatatatatatatgtctatatCCATCATAcgtttttataaattatatatatatacgcctataatttttatttatatatatatatacatacttacatacaTTATTTATgctctatatatatacatatatgtacatacttacactgttttattttataatatacatacttatatctttcagctttattataaatatacatgtatacacaTACTCTTATATTTtagacatttcatatttttatatacatatacatatatatacatcattacacatatttttatatttgatgattttaaaatatgtatacatacatagatttttcatattttcataattttgtgtaCATTCATGTATATACGTTTTTACATCTAttcgttatttatttatttatttatttacattttcatcatTATTTAGAAAGAAGGATTCAATTTTATTTGCCTATGTACTTGTCActttgtatgttattgattggtcccttttattatcttatttttgttGCTATTGCTCGTGTTATTTTTACGCCATCATATTCATTACTGTTGTGCTATGCATATTTTACACCATACATCAAAAGGaaattttttctaaataaggcaatattttgcgtttgggaattcgagaaatcgtgccctaatgtgctgggttttgattttcgttcgaccaaataactaaaatatccttttaaaatttcaaaataaagtaatattttgcatttggaaattcgagaaaacgtgccctaacgtgctgggtttcgatttctcgttgaACCAAATAGCCTAATATCCTCTTAAATCTCAATCCATGTCGTTCGAGTTTTTTAGGATCGTactttaaatctcttcaaagttttcaattttcgacattaagacattaatcaatcaactaggtaccaatttttgggcgttacgagggtgctaattctttctcgtacgtaaccgactcctgaacctattttttctgaattttgtggaccaaaatcgttgttttaataaaaattaaatcgtttattaaaaacaaccacttttaaaggtgatctgatcacaccttatcaaaaaggattggtggcgactcccgtttttttgtttttatttttaaaatccaagtcgaccccgatttatcaaaaaatggtgtcaacagtttTGACAAATAAGAAACTTTGTTCCCATCTTTTTGGGTGTGTCATAAAATTCCACAGGTCCCATGTCTATTAATAGGGATATAACTTTTgaatttaaaagacaaaattcatCACTATAAATAGTGACAACTTTTGGTTacttataatttttcatttgCAACTATTGGAATACCGTTAGATAACTAGAGTTAGTTGGTTTGTCAAGTCAATTGATTGTTAGCTAAGTAGTTATTACTTTGTTATGATAGTTACTACTCAATGCAGTATAAAAGGGTGCTAATGACTTGTGATAAtcaagataagaaaatgatttgttTCTTTATGTGAGTTTCTGTCATTTGCTGCTGATAAAtactatatataatttgaaaatgtttcaaaaataataacaatatttgattatttttattcttttaaagtaCAACACCACTTCTTTTAAAAGCATGAAGTTTTGTAATAAAAGAGAGATAATACacaataaacacttaaacaaccCGAGCTACATAAAGCACTCAACTCGGGAAAAGGTTGGCAAGTAGAACCATGCTTATTTATTTTACGAATGAGCTGACCACACGAGGATAAAAGAATAAATTTCATGCAAATGCTGATATTTTAGGATGTACTTCTCAAAAGTGAGCTCGAGTGCAGTTGAACTATAAATTCTTGAATCAAATTGGGATTGAATCAATCAACAGGGCATTGATGCTAGTTTTGGCTGCATCACCAACATGCGTGTAAGCATCTTCACCCTTGTGAAAGAGATCCATAACCCTTGCAAGATTTAGAATTCGATTAAGAGCCGACCTTGGTGCTGCTGCTGTTGGTTTCAAGCACCCTTCATTAATATCCTTCCAAGCATTGTTGATTTGCTTGTAGAACTCATTGTATGCCTCTTGCATTGACACCCCATGTTGTTTCATGTAGCACTCCACAGCCGATGAAACATGTCCTCTCTCTTGCTCAAACTACAATAAAACATAGTTTAATTTTGGCTAATGTAGAGCTACTCATCCATTTCTGTTTTATGGGTTATGGCGATAAACAGTAAGTAAATAAATTGTATACCTTGTGGCTAACGATATCACTCATCAACCTACAAATAGTATTTGAAGCTCTACAAATTTTGGGGTCATTGAATGCCCAAATAAATGTCTCCTCTGTTATGCTATCATCCATGCCAACACAAGATGCAATTGTAAGTAGCCGATAACCACAAGAAACTAATGCTATTGGCATATACTCCTCCATTGTTGGTATGTAATTTTCATGGAGCCATTTGGCCTCAGCGTGGTAGACTTGACTTTGTTGTTTCATCTATTCACAAACAAACAAAAAGGTAACAAAAACCAGCTAATGTAGTTGATTAAGATTGCAAATTAAGTAGTTTCctggaaaaaaagaaaacaaattaggTCATATATACCGCTTTTATCGCGAATTGGACACGATATGATTTTCCCTCTTTGGACATTAAATCTtccatttcttcataaacattTAAGACTTCACTATACCACACTTTCATGTAGTCCGGAAGTTGATCTATGCAGTTGATATCCCACCTACAATATGTCATCAATTTAAATGGTTATTTCTATCTTAATTCAATCAAAAACATACTACTTCTGATGAGTTTGAAGAGAAGGTGAAAATAAATGCTTCAAGTGACCTCTGAATTGCTTCCGTAAAGATTTCAAGTTGTTCATATGTGCCATATGCATCATAAATATCATCCAAAATTGATGTGAGCGATATTACTTTGGTCATGAAAATTCTAGCAATGGTGTAATGGGGTTCAAAGTTATACTCCCAATATCCAAAAATAACACTCCACCAATCTATCTCGTATAAAAGGAAAATTGATCGCAACATCTAAACATTTCCACCCcctaaaacaagaaaaaataacGATAAATATATGTTAATAGTTGGCTTGTGTATAGGTCTGGCTATGAATAAGGTTACCTGTTTATTTTGCTTAACTCCTCCTTGTGTAAATGTTGTACCATGTTGAAATCTAACTTTactaatttcattaaatttttgtCATGGGTAGCATATTCTTCGTATATAGGAATGTAACTCCTAGCAACCAACCTTGGCAAGCTCTTGCGAAGGGGTCGCTTTAGAGCGTTAGCAATTTGTGCAGAGAGAGGATAGTCCATCGTAGTTTCTGCCAACTTTAGATGGAACATAGTAAAAACAAGAGCTTCCTTTAATATAGTTTCTCCATGCAGTTGAAAGTGTGCAGCTTCGTACAATTCTAGCATGCCTTTCACATCACTGATTAAGGATTCTTTAAATTTCCCTTTCTCATCAATGAACTTATTGAACGTCTCTTCTCAATCACCAAATAAATTTGAACTATTATTTTCCTTAATTTGGTATAAAGGAAGTCAcaatttgaaaacataaaaaaaatagaggAAGCAATGAGTTTGAATCCTAAAGATTTGCAACCTCTTTTGATATTCTAGATTgtgaatttttttagtttatatatataaaaagggaTCCACTTAAATTATATcgattaaataattgaatttatcaatataaacgatatatttatcatttatataaacttttaatcgattaaatatttttataatatctatCTAGAGCACTATCTTTATTAAAGCATACCACAACAAACATTGAAGCCATGCTCTCTCAGTAGACGAAATCGAACAGAAGCAGTGTA is part of the Gossypium hirsutum isolate 1008001.06 chromosome D11, Gossypium_hirsutum_v2.1, whole genome shotgun sequence genome and encodes:
- the LOC121223406 gene encoding (-)-germacrene D synthase, which gives rise to MVSPENTNYWSSFDYATLINDIPAPNGPYSGFSWPTRPINASSNVFRWDINCIDQLPDYMKVWYSEVLNVYEEMEDLMSKEGKSYRVQFAIKAMKQQSQVYHAEAKWLHENYIPTMEEYMPIALVSCGYRLLTIASCVGMDDSITEETFIWAFNDPKICRASNTICRLMSDIVSHKFEQERGHVSSAVECYMKQHGVSMQEAYNEFYKQINNAWKDINEGCLKPTAAAPRSALNRILNLARVMDLFHKGEDAYTHVGDAAKTSINALLIDSIPI